One Gemella haemolysans ATCC 10379 genomic window carries:
- a CDS encoding PolC-type DNA polymerase III, whose amino-acid sequence MSNKHFSLLVKTLELEEQLSNSKFINYSLDNIEKDNKNKIWTFNFSGESLPTVEELTILIQKLRENFLGDYIVNYRLKVSAEVTDEQIKEFWKYIILENFSGISQVLMESILFSEVEVNNGVLTMKIMAPSIWNNFINERKQQIISSYENLGITIKDIIPNFSRTDVEAVLESQEEKISQEIVKLEEIEKKEAERKPKEPERKFVAFGGGGGTRYGQEIRDEDIVEIKDVVGYAGDVTIMAQVFGTEEIVHRNGSSQYRLKLTDYSDSIILRLFGNNPNSKFQNKRKSELIDLVKGIKKGQWLKIHGAVSNDPYLRDTIIEPKSIEVAHKEEKKDNYSGRKRIELNTHTKMSQLEGISSAKEYLSRAIDWGHEAIAFTDTYGVQAYPEICLSSKGKDIKPIYGLNAFIMDDSITATTNPKELKLKDATYVVFDVETTGLSAERDRLIEIAAVKVKNGAEIDSFESYINPQRPISELITRLTSITNDDVKDAPLEKEVMTNFYNWLDKDDILVAHNAKFDLGFLDTCFERLGLENKNNASIDTLFVSRAENKEAKRHGLSNLAKLYKVRLVQHHRAIYDTKATAEIFVKMLDQLYELGIEYHNEIDEKIDLELAHKRSRTFPCSILVKNAKGLKDLFRLVSYSCTKYLNSAKPTIPRSLLAQYREDLLIGSGNGDNEVFEELLNSKEAKVEDIIDFYDYIEIQPKHHYANFIRNERIADNAELEEILKKLIQLAKKKEKIVVATGDCYYLDEYQHVYRQILRLTVKSNPGARDLKPMATLLTTEEMLKEFSYLDEQLREELVIDNTHKINDMIELVVPLKDKLYTPNIEGAADEVRNLSYDMAHRIYGEELPEIVEKRLEKELASIIGNGFSVVYLISHKLVKKSLDDGYLVGSRGSVGSSLVATMMEITEVNPLAPHYVCPECKHSEFFLNAEYASGFDLPNKNCPHCDVKMTKDGQDIPFETFLGFNGDKVPDIDLNFSGEYQATAHNFTKEIFGEDYVYRAGTISTVAEKTAYSFTRDYYEKNEIEKRSIDIERIAAGCEGSKRTTGQHPGGILVVPNDMDIFDFTPYQFPADDETSPWRTTHFDFHSIHDNILKFDILGHDDPTMIRKLQDLSGIDPKTIDVSDPEVMGIFSTVEALGVTRDQVDSASGTFGIPEFGTNFVIQMLDDTKPTTYSELVQISGLSHGTDVWLGNAQELIKNGTCELKDVIGCRDDIMVYLIHAGLEEGLSFKIMESVRKGKGLTEDFEKEMIDKDVPEWYIDSCKKIKYMFPKAHACAYVLMALRIAWFKVHQPLTYYCAYYSVRASDFDIITVVKGTETLKAKIKEIKTTDKNELSNKDKDALVSYEIANEMMERGFTFSKVDLEKSASHDYIIEGNTLIPPFSIVPGLGDNVANKIVQAREEKAFLSIEDFSKRGSVSSTVVEYLREMGTLKGLPEKAQLSFFDEL is encoded by the coding sequence ATGAGTAATAAACATTTTTCTTTATTAGTTAAAACATTAGAATTAGAAGAACAGTTATCCAATTCAAAATTTATAAATTACTCTTTAGATAATATAGAAAAAGATAATAAAAATAAGATTTGGACGTTTAATTTTAGTGGAGAAAGTTTACCTACAGTAGAAGAATTAACAATACTTATTCAGAAATTACGAGAGAATTTCTTAGGTGATTATATTGTTAATTATCGTTTGAAGGTAAGTGCTGAAGTCACGGATGAGCAAATAAAAGAATTTTGGAAGTATATAATATTAGAAAACTTCTCAGGGATTTCTCAAGTTCTAATGGAGAGTATTTTATTTAGTGAAGTTGAAGTTAACAATGGCGTTTTAACTATGAAAATAATGGCTCCATCAATCTGGAATAACTTTATTAATGAACGAAAACAGCAAATAATAAGTAGTTATGAAAATTTAGGTATTACAATTAAAGATATTATTCCTAATTTTTCTAGGACTGATGTTGAAGCGGTACTGGAGAGTCAAGAAGAAAAAATTTCCCAGGAAATCGTTAAGTTAGAGGAAATAGAGAAAAAAGAAGCGGAACGAAAACCAAAAGAACCTGAAAGAAAATTTGTTGCCTTTGGAGGTGGCGGTGGAACTCGATATGGTCAAGAGATTCGCGATGAGGATATTGTAGAAATCAAGGATGTTGTTGGATATGCTGGAGATGTAACTATAATGGCTCAGGTTTTCGGGACTGAAGAGATTGTTCACAGAAATGGTTCTAGTCAGTATCGTTTAAAACTTACAGATTATAGTGATTCTATAATACTAAGATTATTTGGTAATAACCCTAATTCAAAATTCCAAAATAAACGTAAGAGTGAACTAATCGATTTAGTAAAAGGAATTAAGAAAGGTCAATGGCTTAAAATCCATGGAGCTGTAAGTAATGATCCTTATTTAAGAGACACAATCATTGAACCTAAGTCTATTGAGGTTGCTCATAAAGAAGAGAAGAAAGATAATTACAGTGGAAGAAAGAGAATAGAGCTAAATACTCATACGAAGATGAGTCAGCTTGAAGGGATTTCTTCAGCAAAAGAATACTTATCTCGAGCTATAGATTGGGGACATGAAGCCATTGCTTTTACAGATACGTATGGTGTTCAAGCATATCCTGAGATTTGTTTAAGTTCAAAAGGTAAGGATATTAAACCAATCTATGGGTTAAATGCCTTTATCATGGATGATAGTATTACTGCTACGACAAACCCGAAAGAACTTAAATTAAAAGATGCTACGTATGTCGTATTCGACGTTGAGACTACGGGTCTTTCAGCAGAACGTGATAGATTAATCGAGATTGCTGCGGTTAAGGTGAAAAATGGAGCAGAAATAGACAGTTTTGAAAGCTATATTAATCCACAAAGACCTATTTCTGAATTAATTACTCGTTTAACTAGTATTACTAATGATGATGTTAAAGATGCTCCACTTGAAAAAGAAGTAATGACTAACTTTTATAATTGGTTAGATAAAGATGATATATTAGTAGCCCACAATGCGAAGTTTGATCTTGGATTTCTAGATACTTGTTTTGAACGACTAGGTTTAGAGAATAAAAACAATGCTAGTATAGATACATTATTCGTCTCTCGTGCTGAAAATAAAGAAGCGAAAAGACACGGTCTTAGCAATTTAGCTAAACTATACAAAGTTCGTTTAGTTCAACACCACAGAGCGATTTACGATACTAAAGCTACGGCAGAAATCTTTGTAAAAATGCTAGATCAACTTTATGAACTTGGTATTGAATATCATAACGAAATTGATGAAAAAATTGACTTAGAACTTGCGCATAAACGTTCAAGAACATTCCCTTGTTCGATTTTAGTTAAGAATGCTAAAGGGCTTAAAGATCTATTCAGATTAGTTTCATATAGTTGTACTAAGTATTTGAATTCTGCTAAACCTACGATTCCACGTAGTTTATTAGCACAGTACCGTGAAGATTTATTAATTGGTAGTGGTAATGGTGATAATGAAGTATTTGAAGAATTGTTAAATTCAAAAGAAGCTAAGGTTGAGGATATAATTGATTTTTACGATTATATTGAGATTCAACCTAAACATCATTATGCTAATTTTATAAGAAATGAAAGAATAGCAGATAATGCTGAATTAGAAGAAATTCTGAAAAAATTAATTCAGTTAGCTAAGAAAAAAGAAAAAATTGTTGTAGCGACAGGAGACTGTTATTATTTAGACGAATACCAACATGTTTACAGACAAATACTAAGATTGACTGTGAAAAGTAATCCTGGAGCGCGTGATTTAAAACCGATGGCGACACTTTTAACAACCGAAGAAATGTTAAAAGAGTTCTCTTATCTTGATGAACAATTAAGAGAAGAATTAGTTATTGATAACACTCATAAAATCAATGATATGATTGAATTAGTCGTGCCGTTAAAGGATAAACTGTATACGCCAAATATTGAAGGTGCAGCTGACGAGGTTCGTAATCTAAGTTATGATATGGCGCATAGAATATACGGTGAAGAGTTACCTGAAATAGTAGAAAAAAGATTAGAGAAAGAACTTGCATCTATTATCGGTAATGGATTTAGTGTAGTTTATTTAATTTCCCATAAACTTGTAAAAAAATCACTAGATGATGGATATCTAGTAGGTTCAAGGGGATCGGTTGGTTCATCACTTGTAGCCACAATGATGGAGATCACAGAGGTTAATCCACTAGCTCCACATTATGTTTGTCCGGAATGTAAACATAGTGAATTCTTTTTGAATGCTGAATATGCATCAGGTTTTGACCTTCCGAATAAAAACTGTCCTCATTGTGATGTTAAAATGACAAAAGATGGGCAAGATATTCCTTTCGAAACATTCTTAGGATTTAATGGAGATAAAGTACCTGATATAGATTTAAACTTCTCTGGTGAATATCAAGCAACAGCTCACAACTTCACGAAAGAAATTTTTGGTGAAGATTACGTATATCGTGCTGGAACTATTTCGACGGTAGCTGAGAAGACAGCTTATTCATTTACTAGAGATTATTATGAGAAAAATGAAATAGAGAAAAGAAGTATAGATATTGAACGTATTGCAGCTGGATGTGAAGGTTCTAAGAGAACTACTGGTCAACACCCGGGAGGTATACTAGTAGTCCCTAATGATATGGATATTTTTGACTTTACGCCATACCAATTTCCAGCTGATGATGAAACGAGTCCATGGCGAACAACTCACTTCGACTTCCACTCTATCCATGATAATATTTTGAAATTTGATATACTTGGACACGATGATCCGACTATGATTAGAAAGTTACAAGATTTGTCTGGCATTGATCCTAAAACTATAGACGTATCAGATCCTGAAGTAATGGGGATTTTCTCGACTGTTGAAGCACTAGGTGTCACTAGAGATCAAGTAGATTCAGCTAGTGGAACGTTTGGTATTCCTGAGTTTGGAACAAACTTTGTTATTCAAATGTTAGATGATACAAAACCAACTACATACTCAGAATTAGTTCAGATATCTGGATTATCTCACGGTACTGATGTTTGGTTAGGTAATGCACAAGAATTAATAAAAAATGGTACTTGTGAACTTAAAGACGTAATTGGATGCCGTGATGACATTATGGTATATTTAATTCACGCCGGTTTAGAAGAAGGTTTATCTTTCAAAATAATGGAAAGTGTAAGGAAAGGTAAAGGATTAACGGAAGACTTTGAAAAAGAGATGATAGATAAAGATGTACCAGAATGGTATATTGATTCGTGTAAAAAAATCAAGTATATGTTCCCTAAAGCCCATGCATGTGCATATGTACTTATGGCGCTTCGAATTGCTTGGTTTAAAGTGCATCAACCATTAACATACTACTGTGCTTATTATTCTGTCAGAGCTAGTGACTTTGACATTATTACAGTTGTTAAGGGAACAGAAACATTAAAAGCGAAAATAAAAGAAATAAAAACAACAGATAAAAATGAATTATCAAATAAAGATAAAGATGCTCTTGTAAGTTATGAAATTGCTAATGAGATGATGGAAAGAGGATTTACATTTTCGAAAGTTGATTTAGAAAAATCAGCAAGTCATGACTACATAATTGAAGGGAATACGCTAATTCCACCGTTCTCGATTGTTCCTGGACTTGGAGATAACGTAGCTAACAAAATTGTTCAAGCGAGAGAAGAAAAAGCCTTTTTATCAATCGAAGATTTCTCAAAACGAGGAAGTGTTTCATCTACGGTAGTAGAATACTTACGAGAAATGGGGACATTAAAAGGTCTTCCAGAAAAAGCACAATTATCTTTCTTTGATGAATTATAA
- the recU gene encoding Holliday junction resolvase RecU, protein MFNYPNKKSNFIQKTKYSNRGMELEEDINFANKYYLNNDIAVIHKKPIPIQIVEVNYPNRSSAMITKAFYKTPSTTDYNGLWNGKYIDFEAKETNSATSFSLNNIHEHQIEHMQKILNHGGITFIIVRFKKIDKTFILPFKKFIFFYNRAQNGGRKSIKLSEFEETAFELSFNYKIRLDYITIIKNNESEF, encoded by the coding sequence ATGTTTAATTATCCTAATAAGAAGAGTAATTTCATTCAAAAAACAAAGTATTCTAATCGAGGTATGGAACTTGAAGAAGACATTAATTTTGCGAATAAATATTACTTAAATAATGACATTGCAGTTATTCATAAAAAACCTATTCCAATTCAAATAGTAGAAGTGAATTATCCTAACAGATCGAGTGCTATGATTACCAAAGCGTTCTATAAAACTCCTTCTACAACAGATTACAACGGTCTTTGGAACGGAAAATATATTGATTTTGAGGCTAAGGAGACTAATTCGGCCACATCATTTTCTTTAAATAATATTCACGAACATCAAATAGAACATATGCAAAAAATTTTAAATCACGGTGGAATTACTTTTATTATTGTTAGATTTAAAAAAATCGATAAAACATTCATACTTCCATTTAAAAAATTCATATTTTTCTATAATCGTGCACAAAATGGTGGGAGAAAATCAATAAAACTTAGTGAATTCGAAGAAACTGCATTTGAATTATCATTTAACTACAAAATAAGATTAGATTATATAACTATTATAAAAAATAATGAAAGTGAGTTTTAA
- a CDS encoding transglycosylase domain-containing protein, which yields MKTLFKYISSIFFSICLVLFFAILILFAKELKDVPDITQANLQDPLSSEIYDKNLNLIATVGAEKREYVSINDIPKNITDAVLSTEDSRFQSHIGIDPIRLIKAALVNIRSNSAQQGASTITQQVVKNSLLTSDKSLQRKIQEAYLSLKLENRYSKDDILEMYMNKIYYSDGQYGVKTAAKYFYNKELNQLTLPQIALLTGMPQQPILYNPYDYPEQAKERRNTVLYALLNNDKITEAEYNNAINTPIMDGIVEKTKEERANQHTYNPKYAAYIDQITKELKENQNFENTKDPLSMGLKIYTNLNPELQTYVQDMLDNQSSPMAPHAAQAAISVLDTKTGLIEAIGGGKNYKAGGYNFAVDARVQPGSSIKPLIDYAPGIEYYGWDSQTTFSDTPYQIAGTDFYIQNWDRLYHGTVTMSTALSWSYNIPAVRAFETVGYERSKHFAEKLGIPVTKDEPTTAIGGNVDGVSTLQMAGAFASFGNKGYYNKPSTIVKVFNANGKELSSIKDEPVKAMSEETAYLITNVLKGVLSSNGTSPNGKVANFDMAGKSGSSTFDDSAYYNYGIDVVNSTKDSWMIGYTTDYTVAVWQGADIVDSAAKALSSEQAKTTQVIMADVMKKVSDKQVPAAFEKPAGIETKNGVEYAKERNTETDYMYAGTDRDAVYQAAIAQKQRDSRSALTTVFNSLTNSTNRTNSAVAAQTQRQTAGRTTANNAARTNRATKQTRR from the coding sequence ATGAAAACTTTATTCAAATATATTAGTTCCATCTTTTTTTCAATATGCCTAGTATTATTCTTTGCTATTTTAATACTCTTTGCTAAAGAATTAAAAGATGTTCCAGATATAACTCAGGCTAATTTACAAGATCCATTATCATCAGAAATTTATGATAAAAATCTTAATCTAATAGCTACAGTTGGAGCTGAAAAAAGGGAATATGTATCTATAAATGATATTCCAAAAAATATTACAGACGCTGTACTATCAACAGAAGATTCAAGATTCCAATCTCATATAGGTATTGATCCTATTCGTCTTATCAAAGCAGCACTTGTAAATATCCGTTCCAATTCAGCACAACAAGGCGCTAGTACAATTACACAACAGGTAGTAAAAAATTCACTACTAACATCTGATAAATCATTACAAAGAAAAATTCAAGAAGCATATCTGTCTCTTAAATTGGAAAACAGGTATTCTAAAGATGATATATTAGAGATGTACATGAATAAAATTTACTATTCTGATGGACAATACGGTGTTAAAACAGCAGCTAAGTACTTTTACAATAAAGAGTTAAATCAATTAACATTACCTCAGATTGCGCTTCTAACTGGTATGCCTCAGCAACCAATCCTGTATAATCCATACGATTATCCAGAACAAGCAAAAGAGCGTCGTAATACAGTATTATATGCACTTCTTAACAACGATAAAATCACAGAAGCCGAATATAATAATGCAATCAATACTCCTATTATGGATGGAATAGTTGAAAAAACAAAAGAAGAACGTGCAAATCAACATACTTATAACCCTAAATATGCTGCATATATAGATCAAATTACAAAAGAATTAAAAGAAAATCAAAACTTTGAAAATACTAAAGATCCTCTTTCAATGGGATTAAAAATATACACTAACTTAAATCCAGAATTACAAACATATGTTCAAGATATGTTAGATAACCAAAGCTCACCGATGGCACCTCACGCAGCTCAAGCTGCTATATCAGTTCTTGATACAAAAACTGGTCTAATCGAAGCTATTGGTGGTGGAAAAAATTATAAAGCTGGGGGGTATAACTTTGCAGTTGATGCCCGTGTTCAACCAGGTTCATCAATTAAACCATTAATTGATTACGCTCCTGGTATAGAATATTATGGATGGGATTCTCAAACTACATTCTCAGATACACCTTATCAAATTGCTGGAACTGATTTCTATATCCAAAACTGGGACAGACTTTACCACGGTACAGTTACTATGAGTACTGCTTTATCTTGGTCTTATAACATTCCAGCGGTTCGTGCATTCGAAACAGTTGGATACGAAAGATCTAAACATTTCGCTGAGAAACTAGGTATACCTGTAACAAAAGATGAACCAACAACAGCTATTGGAGGAAACGTAGATGGAGTTTCTACTCTTCAAATGGCCGGTGCATTCGCATCTTTCGGTAATAAAGGATATTACAATAAACCTTCAACAATAGTTAAAGTATTTAACGCAAATGGTAAAGAACTATCTAGTATTAAAGATGAACCTGTTAAAGCAATGTCAGAAGAGACTGCATATTTAATAACAAATGTGTTAAAAGGTGTACTTTCTAGTAATGGTACTTCTCCAAACGGTAAAGTGGCTAACTTTGATATGGCAGGTAAGTCTGGTTCAAGTACATTCGATGATTCTGCTTACTATAATTATGGTATAGATGTTGTAAACTCTACTAAAGATAGTTGGATGATTGGTTACACAACTGACTATACAGTTGCCGTTTGGCAAGGAGCTGATATAGTAGACTCAGCTGCAAAAGCATTGTCTTCAGAACAAGCGAAAACTACACAGGTGATTATGGCAGATGTAATGAAAAAAGTTTCAGATAAACAAGTACCTGCTGCCTTTGAAAAACCTGCAGGAATTGAAACAAAAAATGGTGTAGAGTATGCTAAGGAAAGAAATACAGAAACTGACTATATGTACGCAGGTACAGATAGAGATGCTGTTTATCAAGCTGCTATCGCTCAAAAACAACGTGATAGCCGTTCTGCTCTTACAACAGTATTCAACTCTTTAACAAATTCTACTAATAGAACAAATAGTGCTGTTGCCGCTCAAACTCAAAGACAAACAGCAGGTAGAACAACTGCAAACAATGCTGCTCGTACAAATAGAGCAACAAAACAAACAAGACGGTAA
- a CDS encoding proline--tRNA ligase, which yields MRQSKTFIPTTREVPSSAEAISHKLLIKAGMVKQVSAGVYTYLPLATRVIQKIEKVIREEHSKIGAAELLMPILQSDEYWKKSGRWDKMGEELIRVTDRKKAGYALSPTAEEIVSQTVNNMVTSYKQLPMNLYQIQTKFRDEIRPRLGLLRCKEFIMKDAYSFHDSPESLRETYKDYYQAYSSIFDRFELKYRAVQADSGNIGGSYTHEFQALAEVGEDTIVYTEESDYSANIETAAVVEQNYTMPTGFEKKERSLLETPDQQSIDDVAAFCGVEVNRAMKALALKADGEFYLVLMRGNDQLNDIKFMKATGTSEVEMATEQEIEEVMGSVAGYMGPFGIKNCKVIGDNAIKYMYNHSCGANKKGFHYINVNPGDYEIDAHYDLRMIEEGDLAEDLSGPVKFAKGIEVGQVFELGKGYSEAMDVTYLDANGRANHFYMGCYGIGVTRCISAIIEQHNDEKGIIWPKEVAPYQVHLVCVDVKKEDQVKLSDELYAQLTAAGYEVLYDDRAERAGVKFNDADLIGIPLQVVVGKKAGEGIVEVKERQTLEKVDTQVVDVLAKVEAFYK from the coding sequence GTGAGACAATCAAAAACATTTATTCCGACAACAAGAGAAGTACCGTCCTCTGCAGAAGCAATTAGTCATAAGTTGCTTATTAAAGCGGGGATGGTGAAGCAGGTATCTGCAGGAGTTTATACTTACCTTCCTTTGGCTACTCGTGTAATTCAAAAAATTGAAAAAGTAATTAGAGAAGAACATAGTAAAATTGGAGCTGCAGAACTTTTAATGCCTATTTTACAATCAGATGAATATTGGAAAAAATCTGGTCGTTGGGACAAAATGGGAGAAGAACTTATTCGTGTAACAGATAGAAAAAAAGCAGGATATGCCCTAAGTCCAACTGCAGAAGAAATAGTAAGCCAAACAGTTAATAACATGGTAACTTCTTATAAACAATTACCTATGAACTTATATCAAATCCAAACTAAATTCCGTGATGAAATTCGTCCACGTTTAGGATTATTACGTTGTAAAGAGTTCATAATGAAAGATGCATACTCATTCCATGATTCACCAGAATCATTAAGAGAAACATATAAAGATTATTATCAAGCATACAGTAGTATCTTTGATAGATTTGAACTTAAGTATCGTGCAGTACAAGCTGATTCTGGTAATATTGGTGGAAGCTATACTCATGAATTCCAAGCATTAGCTGAAGTAGGGGAAGATACAATTGTTTATACTGAAGAGAGTGACTACTCAGCAAATATTGAAACTGCAGCAGTAGTTGAACAAAACTACACTATGCCTACAGGTTTCGAGAAAAAAGAACGTAGTTTATTAGAAACTCCAGATCAACAATCAATCGATGATGTTGCAGCATTTTGTGGTGTAGAAGTTAATCGTGCCATGAAAGCTTTAGCGTTAAAAGCTGATGGAGAGTTTTATTTAGTTCTTATGCGTGGTAATGATCAACTTAATGATATTAAATTCATGAAAGCTACAGGAACTTCTGAAGTTGAAATGGCTACTGAACAAGAAATTGAAGAAGTCATGGGAAGTGTAGCTGGTTACATGGGGCCATTTGGTATTAAAAACTGTAAAGTAATCGGTGATAATGCGATTAAATACATGTATAACCACAGCTGTGGAGCTAACAAAAAAGGATTCCACTATATTAACGTAAATCCAGGCGATTATGAAATCGATGCTCACTACGATCTTCGTATGATTGAAGAAGGTGATTTAGCAGAAGACTTATCAGGACCAGTTAAATTTGCTAAAGGTATTGAGGTTGGACAAGTATTCGAACTTGGTAAAGGATATTCAGAAGCTATGGATGTTACATACTTAGACGCTAATGGTCGTGCAAACCACTTCTACATGGGATGTTATGGTATAGGGGTAACACGTTGTATTTCAGCGATTATCGAACAGCATAATGATGAAAAAGGTATTATTTGGCCTAAAGAAGTCGCACCATACCAAGTGCACTTAGTATGTGTTGACGTTAAGAAAGAAGATCAAGTTAAACTTAGCGATGAGTTATATGCTCAATTAACAGCAGCAGGATATGAAGTTCTTTACGATGATAGAGCAGAACGTGCGGGTGTTAAATTTAACGATGCGGACCTTATCGGTATTCCATTACAAGTAGTTGTTGGAAAGAAAGCCGGAGAAGGAATCGTAGAAGTTAAAGAAAGACAAACTTTAGAAAAAGTTGATACGCAAGTAGTTGATGTGTTAGCTAAAGTAGAAGCATTTTATAAATAA
- the murA gene encoding UDP-N-acetylglucosamine 1-carboxyvinyltransferase has translation MEKIVVKGGTPLIGEVQVSGAKNAALPILAAGLLATEGTSKFYNVPKLSDIKTIGLLFESLGVKVDYKPEENTLEMDARKPLLTEASFEFVSKMRASFLVLGPMLAREGSAKVAMPGGCSIGSRPIDQHLKGFEALGATIIQDAGFVEARAEKELEGTTIFFDFPSVGGTQNVIMASCLAKGKTTIVNAAQEPEIEDMINFLIKMGAKIEGKGTSVLVIEGVEKLVGTEYTVMPDRVEAATYMIAAAATKGDVLVKGAPYKDNVALVSKMREMGVNIEVVDEMSMRVSNKLDSLRPVDVKTLPHPGFLTDMQSIMCVLTLLADGTSTITETVFENRFMHVEELRRMNAKIRIEGRSSLIEGLPHLEGTTVRATDLRSGAALVIAGLMATGTTKVIDIYHIDRGYVDIEEKMRKLGADIQRIDE, from the coding sequence TTGGAAAAAATAGTCGTTAAAGGTGGAACACCTTTAATAGGAGAAGTACAAGTTTCTGGTGCGAAGAATGCAGCTTTACCAATTTTAGCTGCAGGTTTATTAGCAACAGAGGGTACAAGTAAATTTTATAATGTTCCTAAGTTATCAGATATTAAGACAATAGGATTATTATTTGAAAGTCTAGGAGTAAAGGTAGATTATAAACCAGAAGAAAATACTTTAGAAATGGATGCAAGAAAACCATTACTAACAGAGGCTTCATTTGAATTTGTTAGTAAAATGCGTGCTTCATTTTTAGTTTTAGGACCAATGTTAGCACGTGAAGGAAGTGCTAAAGTAGCAATGCCTGGTGGATGTTCAATTGGAAGTAGACCTATAGACCAACACTTAAAAGGGTTTGAAGCACTAGGGGCTACAATTATTCAAGATGCTGGTTTTGTTGAGGCAAGAGCAGAAAAAGAATTAGAAGGAACAACAATTTTCTTTGATTTCCCAAGTGTAGGTGGTACTCAAAATGTTATTATGGCAAGTTGTTTAGCCAAAGGAAAAACTACTATTGTTAACGCGGCTCAAGAGCCAGAAATTGAGGATATGATTAACTTCTTAATTAAAATGGGAGCCAAGATTGAAGGTAAAGGAACTTCTGTTTTAGTTATTGAAGGAGTAGAAAAATTAGTAGGTACGGAATATACAGTGATGCCTGACCGTGTAGAAGCTGCTACATACATGATTGCAGCAGCAGCAACTAAAGGGGACGTACTAGTCAAAGGAGCTCCTTATAAAGATAATGTTGCCTTAGTAAGCAAGATGCGTGAAATGGGTGTTAATATAGAAGTAGTTGATGAGATGTCTATGCGTGTTAGTAATAAACTAGATAGTTTAAGACCTGTAGATGTTAAGACATTACCTCACCCAGGATTCTTAACAGATATGCAGTCTATTATGTGTGTATTAACATTATTAGCTGATGGTACTAGTACTATTACTGAGACTGTTTTTGAAAATAGATTTATGCATGTAGAAGAGCTACGCAGAATGAATGCGAAGATTAGAATTGAAGGTAGAAGTTCACTAATCGAAGGATTACCTCATTTAGAAGGAACTACTGTTAGAGCTACGGATCTACGTTCTGGAGCAGCTCTTGTCATTGCTGGTTTAATGGCTACAGGAACTACTAAAGTTATTGATATTTACCACATTGATAGAGGATATGTAGACATCGAAGAAAAAATGAGAAAACTAGGTGCAGATATTCAAAGAATAGATGAGTAG
- a CDS encoding DNA-directed RNA polymerase subunit beta, translating to MIIIFYIGLLLGYTILGKGSLFDALSLKPIRHIKDIIYN from the coding sequence ATGATCATTATATTTTATATAGGATTGTTATTAGGGTATACTATTTTAGGTAAGGGCAGTCTTTTCGATGCTTTAAGTTTAAAGCCGATAAGACATATTAAAGATATTATATACAATTAG